In Spirochaetota bacterium, one genomic interval encodes:
- the rodA gene encoding rod shape-determining protein RodA: MLKTIKSAFQEYDVNFLFAIIALVLIGIITIYATGFDPIEKVNSGLYKKQLLWFIIGAGCMFAISRIHYRLLGDYSLYIYLILLFFLLITTIFGAKIRNTRAWLSFGFFAIQPSEFMKLASILILSKYLELRQFDIKRLRELFIPFAIIGIPVLLIYLQPDFGTAMIYVPIFLTLLFLGGADIPQLISIVGIATIALFVPMMLTYLEWSGVSISGGIFSFLKGNDLLYIISGSLLIVAIITFILYFFFNSKIYRAIYIPSFIFSSGLFLSVIIQRFLKEYQKRRILVFLNPDLDPYGSGYNVIQSKIAIGSGGIIGKGFLKGSQSQLGFLPEKSTDFIFSVIAEEWGFIGATIVLLLYTYIIYKGFTIALKASDKFGMLVAGGITCMIFFHVIINIGMALGIMPVTGLPLTFLSYGGSNLIMSLISAGILININSRTR, encoded by the coding sequence ATGCTTAAAACCATAAAATCAGCTTTTCAGGAATATGATGTTAATTTCCTTTTTGCCATTATTGCTCTTGTATTAATTGGTATTATTACTATTTACGCAACAGGTTTTGACCCAATTGAAAAGGTCAACAGTGGGTTGTACAAAAAGCAGTTGTTATGGTTTATCATTGGTGCTGGATGTATGTTTGCTATTTCACGAATACATTACAGGTTACTGGGTGACTATTCGCTATATATATATTTAATATTACTATTTTTCCTTTTGATAACAACTATTTTTGGAGCAAAAATACGTAATACCCGTGCATGGCTAAGTTTTGGGTTTTTTGCCATACAGCCGTCTGAGTTTATGAAATTGGCAAGCATTTTGATACTGTCAAAATATCTGGAATTACGACAATTTGATATAAAACGATTACGTGAACTATTTATACCCTTTGCTATCATTGGCATACCTGTGTTACTCATTTACTTGCAACCAGATTTTGGCACAGCAATGATTTATGTGCCAATATTTTTAACATTATTATTTTTAGGTGGTGCTGACATTCCACAATTGATATCTATTGTAGGAATAGCTACTATAGCCCTGTTTGTGCCAATGATGCTGACATATCTGGAATGGAGTGGAGTAAGTATATCAGGTGGTATTTTTTCATTCTTAAAGGGCAATGATCTTTTATATATAATTTCTGGTTCGTTATTAATTGTTGCTATTATTACATTTATTCTTTATTTCTTCTTTAATTCTAAAATATACAGGGCAATCTATATCCCTTCTTTTATATTTTCATCAGGTTTATTCTTATCGGTCATTATACAACGATTTTTAAAAGAATATCAAAAGCGTAGAATTTTGGTATTCTTAAATCCTGATTTAGACCCTTATGGTTCAGGATATAATGTGATACAATCAAAGATAGCTATTGGTTCAGGTGGAATCATAGGCAAAGGATTTTTAAAAGGCTCACAATCACAACTGGGTTTTTTGCCTGAAAAATCCACTGATTTTATTTTTTCTGTCATTGCCGAAGAGTGGGGCTTTATTGGTGCAACTATAGTACTTCTGTTATACACGTACATCATCTATAAGGGGTTCACCATTGCATTAAAAGCTTCAGATAAATTTGGTATGCTTGTTGCAGGTGGAATAACGTGCATGATATTTTTTCATGTGATTATTAATATTGGTATGGCATTGGGTATAATGCCTGTTACTGGTCTTCCCCTTACTTTTTTATCATATGGTGGTTCAAATTTAATAATGTCACTTATTAGCGCTGGAATCCTAATCAATATAAATTCGCGTACACGATAA
- the mrdA gene encoding penicillin-binding protein 2: MQFASIRTKIIEEFRKRLFFVGIIVIAMFGIFFFQLVNLQIIQGKEYSEKSRMNMENNIPIPASRGEIYDRNFASDKQNMVLATNRPSFNIIVIPARYQEKQTLYYAIKNVCALLKLPYDEIIQDIKVNNPYNRYIIQEDVPFDIVVTIATNQDKFPNIMWEDAPVRVYPFANMFSHVLGYIGSLTKDEYNTYKDVGYKYYQKIGKAGIERQYDSTLRGVDGYVRRIVDAKNRTEGEEIGQHPKPGYNIVLTIDYDVQKTAYTALGDNRGSVIVMKPATGEILSLVSKPDYDPNLIISKNNAKIITQLNNDKNKPFLNRTIQSRYPPASTFKLVTAIAALEEEKWNPNVTLYCPGKYTLKGYVDRDFYCYQAHGSVNLLWAIAKSCSVYFYQLGLKLGPTTIFNYAGYLGLAEPSGIDIPGEITGFIPSKKWKLKTFGQPWFDGDTVNLSIGQGFMLVTPMGMMDFLSAIVNSGVVFKPHLVKEIRSNDNSSIVSVVVPEKLREIPLSPTTLDTIKQGMRMAVINGTAARLGYLKVQMCGKTGTAQTRSKRQEDASQHAWFVGFGPYDAEPEKVVAIVVMVEYGVAGAATAVPVAEQVFSTLIKKGYF, from the coding sequence CAGCTTGTCAATCTGCAGATAATTCAGGGGAAGGAATATTCGGAAAAGTCACGCATGAACATGGAAAACAATATTCCTATTCCTGCATCCCGTGGCGAAATTTATGACAGAAATTTTGCTTCTGATAAACAGAATATGGTACTGGCAACAAACAGACCGTCTTTTAATATTATTGTTATTCCCGCCCGATATCAGGAAAAACAAACATTATATTATGCAATAAAAAATGTATGTGCACTTTTAAAACTTCCCTATGATGAGATAATCCAGGATATTAAGGTAAATAATCCCTATAACAGATATATTATTCAGGAAGATGTTCCTTTTGATATTGTAGTAACTATCGCCACAAATCAGGATAAATTTCCAAACATCATGTGGGAAGATGCACCGGTGCGGGTGTATCCTTTTGCAAACATGTTTTCGCATGTGTTGGGATACATCGGAAGCCTGACTAAAGATGAATATAATACTTATAAGGATGTTGGATACAAATACTATCAAAAAATAGGTAAAGCAGGAATTGAACGGCAGTATGATTCAACATTACGAGGTGTTGATGGTTATGTACGCCGTATTGTTGATGCAAAAAACAGAACTGAGGGAGAAGAAATTGGCCAGCATCCCAAGCCAGGGTATAATATCGTTCTTACAATTGATTATGATGTCCAGAAAACAGCTTATACTGCATTGGGAGATAACAGGGGCTCTGTTATTGTCATGAAGCCTGCAACAGGTGAAATCTTAAGTTTAGTAAGTAAGCCGGATTATGATCCAAATCTTATTATATCAAAAAATAATGCAAAAATCATAACACAGTTAAATAATGATAAAAATAAGCCATTTTTAAACAGGACTATCCAATCGCGATATCCCCCTGCATCAACCTTTAAACTGGTTACTGCCATTGCTGCATTGGAAGAGGAAAAATGGAATCCCAATGTAACATTATATTGCCCTGGTAAATATACATTGAAGGGATATGTAGACAGGGATTTTTATTGCTATCAGGCTCATGGTTCAGTTAATTTATTGTGGGCTATTGCAAAATCATGCAGTGTTTATTTTTATCAGCTTGGCTTAAAATTAGGGCCAACTACCATTTTTAATTATGCGGGCTATTTAGGTTTAGCTGAACCGTCAGGTATTGATATACCAGGTGAGATTACAGGATTCATACCTTCAAAAAAGTGGAAACTAAAGACCTTTGGTCAGCCGTGGTTTGATGGTGATACGGTAAATCTTTCCATTGGTCAGGGTTTTATGCTGGTAACACCTATGGGCATGATGGATTTTCTATCTGCTATTGTTAATTCAGGGGTTGTTTTCAAGCCACATCTTGTAAAAGAGATTCGTTCAAATGATAATTCATCCATAGTTTCAGTTGTTGTTCCTGAAAAATTGCGGGAAATCCCTTTATCTCCAACAACGCTGGATACTATCAAACAGGGAATGAGAATGGCTGTAATCAATGGAACTGCAGCACGGTTAGGGTATCTGAAAGTGCAAATGTGTGGTAAAACAGGTACCGCACAAACACGTTCCAAAAGGCAGGAAGATGCCAGTCAGCATGCCTGGTTTGTTGGTTTTGGTCCATATGATGCAGAGCCAGAAAAGGTTGTAGCTATAGTTGTCATGGTTGAATATGGGGTTGCAGGAGCAGCTACTGCCGTGCCAGTTGCTGAACAGGTTTTCAGCACACTAATAAAAAAGGGATATTTTTAA